ATTGAACCGCGGAGACGCAGAGGCGCGGAGGTCCTTACGGAGGGCGAATGAGAGAAAAGCCACGGATGGAACACGGAACAAAATTTCCTTAACCGTGTTTTATTCGTGTTCCATCCGTGGCTAAAATTTTTGTTTTCTCCGCGCGTCCGCGCCGCGGTTAAAATGTTTTTTAAATTGGAAGTTCTTCCATGGACGGATAGCCGTGTTGTTCGCGGCCGACGTCGGCGTCGTATTTCTTCGTGGACTTGTAAAGTTCGAGATGGCCGTCGGCGGCGAGCGGCGCGCAACGCTCACGAAGCGCCTGCATTTCTTCGGCGCTCATCGGTTTGAAGCCGCGCGCGATAGCCAGATTTTGATGCAATACATTTATCGAATCCATGCCACTGATCGTCGTTGAAACCGGCAGACTCATTGCGTATCGCAAAGCCTCTTGCGCCGTCACTGCCCCATGCAGAATCGGCTGGGCATCGCCGCCCAGACTTTTCATTCCCAGCGCGCCCATGCCCCGGCGCAGAGCTTCCGGCAGGACTTGTTGCTCGAAACTTTTATACGTTGCGTCGAAACAATTCAGCGGCATCTGCACCGTGTCGAACGCATAATTATACGAAAGCATCTTAAGATGGATGGACGGATTTTTGTGGCCGGTGAATCCCACGAACCGCACTTTGCCCTGGCGTTTTGCTTCGTCGAGCGCCTCGATGACGCCGCCTGCCGCGAAGTGCCGCTCGGGGTCATTATAATAAACACACTCATGCACCTGCCAGAGATCGAGATGGTCAGTTTTGAGGCGGCTGAGCGATTGTTCAAGCTGATGCATCGCAACTTTTTTATCGCGGCCATGCGTGCAGACTTTGGTCATGAGAAAAACTTTGTCGCGGTATCCGCGCAAAGCTTCGCCCATCCAGCGCTCGCTTTTGCCGTCGTTATATTCCCAGGCGTTGTCGCAAAAATTCACGCCGGCATCTATCGCTTCATGGATGAGGCGCGCCGCGTCTTTGGCCGAGTCCATGGTCCCGATGTGAAATCCGCCGATGCCGATTACAGAAATATGTTCGCCGGTTTTCCCAAGCGGCTTGCGCGGGATGCTGTCCGGACCGGTCGTGATCATCTCAAGCGGTGCGAGCGCGGCTGCGGTGGCGTTGCGTAGAAACGGCCCCGCGAGAACCGCACCCGCGCTGACCAAACTGGTTTGCAGAAAATTGCGGCGGCTGGCGCCCGCATTTTTTCCGGTGACGGTTTCAACAGAATTCATAATCACATTCCGATCGGTTCCCATCCGCCGTTGCCTTTCTTGAACATGTCTTTGACTTCCTTCTGCTCTTTATCAATCGGAAAGCCATGCGGCATGCGCGTCATGGGGTTGTCGAATTTCAACGAAACTTTATAAGGTTCAAAGCGGCCATCGGCGGCGGGATCGGCGCAGCGGCGCCGAAAATCTTCCATCTCCGTTTCTGTCATCGGCGTAAAATGATGCGCGGCGTGAAGATTCTTGTGCAACAACTCCAGCGAATCCATGCCGCTGATGGTCGTTGCCACTGGCAGGCTCATCGCGTAGCGCAACATTTCTTCCGCCTTGAAGACGCCTTTCTTGACCGCCTCGGCGGTGCCATTCA
This genomic interval from Verrucomicrobiia bacterium contains the following:
- a CDS encoding aldo/keto reductase codes for the protein MNSVETVTGKNAGASRRNFLQTSLVSAGAVLAGPFLRNATAAALAPLEMITTGPDSIPRKPLGKTGEHISVIGIGGFHIGTMDSAKDAARLIHEAIDAGVNFCDNAWEYNDGKSERWMGEALRGYRDKVFLMTKVCTHGRDKKVAMHQLEQSLSRLKTDHLDLWQVHECVYYNDPERHFAAGGVIEALDEAKRQGKVRFVGFTGHKNPSIHLKMLSYNYAFDTVQMPLNCFDATYKSFEQQVLPEALRRGMGALGMKSLGGDAQPILHGAVTAQEALRYAMSLPVSTTISGMDSINVLHQNLAIARGFKPMSAEEMQALRERCAPLAADGHLELYKSTKKYDADVGREQHGYPSMEELPI